Genomic segment of Rhodocaloribacter litoris:
ACCAGGGTCAGGTCGACGCGGCGGTCCGCGGCGGTCTCGCCGGTCCGGCCGGCGGCCAGGCGCAGGTCCATCGGCAGGGAGCCGCCCAGGGTGAGGGCGCTGCCGTGCTCGTCGGTCAGGCGGGCTTCGAGGGCCAGGCGCAGTTGTTCGTAATGCAGGGTGGCGGTCATGTCGCCGACGGCCTCGCCGGAGAGGGTCAGGTCGAAGTCGAGCGAGCCGTCGGCCACCGGGTCTGCGGGTGTTCCTTCGAGCACGAGCCATCCGTCGAGGCGGCCGCCGAGCCCCTGGTAGCCCAGCAGGTCTGCCACGGCGCCGAGCCGGAAGCGCTCGATCGTCAGGATGAGGCTCTGCGTCCCGTTCAGGTCGATCTCGCCATCGAGTGCGATCTGCTGCGTAATGTCGCCGTCACCGGCTTCGCGGGCATACAGGAGCAGGTTGCGGATGCGGTAGCGTCCCTCGCCGTAGTCGAGTGTGGCGGGCTGCTGGAGCCGCCACCGGTCCCGGTCGAACCGGAAGTAGAGGGTGTCGAGGGTGAGGCGGCTCTGCCCCGGCACCAGGTCGATCGAGCCCCCGATGAAGCCGTCCCGTCGCCGGTCGAGCCGCGTGTTGACCTCGAAGTCGAGGGCCTCGGGCCGGTACGTCGCCTGGATCCGGGTCTGCTCGACGGCCAGGGTGGGCAGGGAGAAAAAGTCGATGCCGGAGCGCAATTCGGCCCGGGCCAGACGCCGGTTGCGGTCGAACTCGCCCAGCAGGCGTGCCTCCAGCCCGGCGACCCGCACGTCGTTGTAGACGAAGCCGCTGAGTGTGAGCCGGGTATCGAAGCGCAGCGTGCCGGGCCGCCCCGCCAGGCGTCCTTCGAGGCGCCCGCTGCCCAGCAGCAGCCGCTGCACCCCGACGAGCGGCTGGAGCGGGTAGGCCGCCACGAGGTCGGCGGCGAAGACAAAGTCGGAGGCGTGCACGCCGGCCGTATCGAAGAGGGCCACGGGGCCGTAGCCGTGCAGCGTGCCGACGTTGGACTGGAGCACGAGCGTGTCGACCCGGGCGAGGCCCTCGTGGAGGGTGAAGCGGGTATAGGCCGAGTCCAGCACCACCTCGTGATACCGGCTCGGGCCGAGGGCGAGCCGGCCGTCGAGGCGCATCGTGGCCGGGTCGAGCCCTTCCCCTTCGACCTCGAAGGCGAGGTTGAGCCCGGCCCGGAGCGTGTCGAGGCCAGCGAGGCGCCCGAGGTCGAGGCGTTGCGCCCGGCCCCGCGCCGTGAAGGTGGGGCGCTCGCCGGAAAAGCGCCCGGCGGCGTCGAGCCGGACGTCCCCGCCGGCCACCTCGAAGCGGGCCGTGAGACGGGCCTGCCCGCCGTCGACTTCCGCTTCCAGGGTTCCGCCCGGCAGGTCAGCCGCATTGATGCGCGAGGCGTCCAGGTCGAGCCGGGCTGCGAGGTGCATCGTGGCCGGGTCGAGCCCCCGCCCTTCGAGGGTGAAGCGGCCATTGAGGTCGGTGCGGGCGCCTTCCCGGCCCAGAAAGGCGCCGGCGTCGAGCCCGGCGAAGGCGCCCGTTCGAACGACGTAGACGGGCGTGCCGGTGAGGTCGCGGGCCGTGCCGGCAACCTCGGCATAGCCTTCCGGAAGGTCGAGTGCCAGGCGATAGGCGAGGGTGTCGGCGGACCAGACCGCCTGCAGGGTAGCGCTGCGGAGGTGCTGTGCGTTGATGCGCGAGGCGTCCAGGTCGAGCCGGGCTGCGAGGTGCATCGTGGCCGGGTCGAGCCCGCGCCCTTCGAGGGTGAGGCGGCCGTTGAGGTCCGTCTCGAAGTCCGGCCTCCGGGCCAGCGCACGAAGATCGACGTGCCGGAAGGCGACCTCGTCGAGGGTGAAGGTCGGGGTGGCGGCGAAGGGCCGCATGTGGCCGTCGAGTGTCACCGTGCCGCCCCGCAGGCGGGCCTCCGCCGCGAGGCGCAGCACCCCCTGCCGGAGGGAGGCACGCGCCTCCCCTTCTTCCAGCGCATAGACGCCGTAGGAGGTGTTCCGGAGGCGGGCCTCGGCCTGGAGATCGAGCGTGGCGGGGCTGGCGCCGCGTCCTGCCAGGGTGAACGTCCCGCTGAGGGTGCTGCGGGTGGTGTCGCCGTCCTGCGTAACGACCGGGTATCCGTCCGGCCCGGCAAGGAAGGCCAGGTAGTCGAGGTTCTCGACGCGACCCCGCTGTACCTCGTAGGCCGGCGTGTCGCCCAGGCGGAGCCGCCCGGCGACGTCGAGGGAGCCCTCGGCCGTAGCAAGGTGGGTTTCGAAGGTGGCCGTGCCGGCGAGGAGCCGGGCCGTGAGGCGCCCCTGTTCGATCCGGGCGGCGCCCACGGTGGAGGGATCGAGTACGAGCCGGGCGGTCAGGTCGGCGGTCCGGGGGTCGAGCCCGCGCCCGGTGAGCCGGAGCGTGCCGCCGAGGGTGCCCGTGCGGGTCGAGTCGCCGGTGAAGCGCCGGAGGTCGAGCCCGTGCACGGCGGCCGTGAGGTCGTAGGCTGGCACGTCGTCGAACGGGCGCAGGGTGCCGCGCACGGTGAAGCCCGTGCCGCGCACCCCGGAATCCAGCACGAGGCGGGCCTGACCGTCGTCGAACGTGGTTTCGAGCGTGGCGCGGTCGATCCGCTCGCCCGCCAGGCGGGTGTCGGAGACCGTGGCGCGGAGCATACCGGCCAGCCGGTCGAGGGCCGGGCCGTGCAGGTCTGCGTGCACCTCGCCCTGCAGGAGGGCTTCGACGTCCGGTCCGGCATACCGGCTGAGGTCGAGCCCGCGTACCTGCGCGTTCACCTGGTAGCGCAGCGAGTCGGCCAGGCGGGGGGTGAGCCGCCCGTCGAGCCGGATCGTCCCGCCGTCGGAAGTCTGCACGGCAACGCTGAGGGTCGTCAGGTCGAAGGTTCCCCCCGCCCGCACCGCGCCGGTCATGGTGAGCCGGGGGTCCAGGGTGGGGACGAAAAGGGCAACGTCGCCCAGATGCAGGGGGTCGGCGGCCAGCGTGAAGTCGAGGCTGTCGGGTCCGGGGGGGGCGCCGAACCGGGGCAACACCCCGCGGGCCGTGAGGCGGCTCCGGTCCGAGACAAGTTCGAGCCCCCGGAGCTCCAGGCGATGCAGGCCAAGCTGTGCGCCAAGCCGCAGCGTAACGGGGGTGTTCAGGCCTGGCGGGACGAACACGCCCGAGAGGGTGTCCAGGCTACCCATGATGGCACCGGCCACCCGGAGGCTGTCCATCCGCACGTCCAGCCCGCCGAGCACGAAGAGCGAATCCCGTCCGGGTGCGTAGAACCGTGCCCGTGCCTGCCCGCCCCGCAGGTGAAGCCGATCGATGATCACCGAGAACGCCGGGGTCGCCGTATCCGGCGCCGTCGTGTCAGCCGGCAACACGTTGAGGAGGTTCCAGGACGCATCCTCCTGCTGTGCCATCGACACGGCCGGGTTCACCACCTCGATCCGCTCGAAATGGAGCGTCTTGCGGAAAACAGGCCAGAGCCTGTAGTGCGCCGTCACGGTGTCGACGTGGACCAGCCGGAGCGTGTCGCCCTGAACCAGTTCGACGTCGTAGAGCGTCAGGCGGGAGATCAGGTTGCCCTGCACACGCCCGACCTCGACGTGCGCCCCTTCGAACAGGCTGAGGCGGTCCAGCACGAAACGCACCATCCGGGTGGCGCCCCACTCCGTCTGAAAGAGAAGCAGCACAAGCGCGAGCAGACCGAGCACCCCGCCCAGCCCCCATCCCACCCCGCGCACCAGCCACCGGACCACACCCGGGCGGGGAGGCGGGCCGGGGTCGGGCACCTCGGGCGAAGGCAGGGAGCGGGAACGATTCATGCGACGGGGACCGGGCCGGTTATACGCCATCGTGGATGCTTCAAAGCTACAGCAGCCGGTTCAGTTTCCACCGGGCATGACCGGCACAACCGGCCCGGCCGGATCGCGTTCCCCCGCCGAACGCGGCGGGGGCCTTCATCCGCCCCGGCCCGAAGCGCGAGACGATCCCTGCGGCCTGCATACCTGCCCCCGCCGTGCGTATCTTATGCACGTTGAACCCGCTCCCCCTCACATCCGGCGCCCGGGCGCCCCTTCCCCATGTCTCGCCTGTTCCCCGGTCTGGCCGTGGCCCTGCTGGTGCTGGCTGCCTGCCAGCGGCCGGAGCCGGCCGCTCCGGAGACCCGCACCGACACGACCACCGTTTCTCCGGACACGACCCGCACCGCCCGGGTCGACACGGCCACGGTGGCCCCGGCCGACACGCTGGTCACCCGGCTCCCCGGGCCGATCTCCCCGGAAACGCTCGACAGCCTCCGCCGGGAGATCGAAGCCCTGCGCACCCTCCTGGCCGACCGGGAACGCCCGGCCCGGCCGGACACCACCCCCCGGGCCGCCACCGCCGACACCCTCTCGGTCGGGACCCGCCTGCGCACGACCGCCGAAGGACTCGAATACATCGGCCTGCGCGTCACCTTCGCCCTGCTCGTGCTCGTGGTGACCTTCTTCGCCATCAAGGGGCTCGTATGGCTCTTCGACACGCTGGCCGAGCGGAGTGCCACCCGCCGCCTCCTCTTCAAGAAGCTCATCCCGATCACCCGGCTCCTCATCTGGACCCTCACCCTCTACTACATCATCGCCGTCGTTTTCTCCATCAGCGAGAGCCAGCTCTTCGCGGCTTCGGCCGCCTTCGGCGTGGCCGTCGGTTTTGCCGCCCAGGACGTGCTCAAAAACATTTT
This window contains:
- a CDS encoding translocation/assembly module TamB, with protein sequence MNRSRSLPSPEVPDPGPPPRPGVVRWLVRGVGWGLGGVLGLLALVLLLFQTEWGATRMVRFVLDRLSLFEGAHVEVGRVQGNLISRLTLYDVELVQGDTLRLVHVDTVTAHYRLWPVFRKTLHFERIEVVNPAVSMAQQEDASWNLLNVLPADTTAPDTATPAFSVIIDRLHLRGGQARARFYAPGRDSLFVLGGLDVRMDSLRVAGAIMGSLDTLSGVFVPPGLNTPVTLRLGAQLGLHRLELRGLELVSDRSRLTARGVLPRFGAPPGPDSLDFTLAADPLHLGDVALFVPTLDPRLTMTGAVRAGGTFDLTTLSVAVQTSDGGTIRLDGRLTPRLADSLRYQVNAQVRGLDLSRYAGPDVEALLQGEVHADLHGPALDRLAGMLRATVSDTRLAGERIDRATLETTFDDGQARLVLDSGVRGTGFTVRGTLRPFDDVPAYDLTAAVHGLDLRRFTGDSTRTGTLGGTLRLTGRGLDPRTADLTARLVLDPSTVGAARIEQGRLTARLLAGTATFETHLATAEGSLDVAGRLRLGDTPAYEVQRGRVENLDYLAFLAGPDGYPVVTQDGDTTRSTLSGTFTLAGRGASPATLDLQAEARLRNTSYGVYALEEGEARASLRQGVLRLAAEARLRGGTVTLDGHMRPFAATPTFTLDEVAFRHVDLRALARRPDFETDLNGRLTLEGRGLDPATMHLAARLDLDASRINAQHLRSATLQAVWSADTLAYRLALDLPEGYAEVAGTARDLTGTPVYVVRTGAFAGLDAGAFLGREGARTDLNGRFTLEGRGLDPATMHLAARLDLDASRINAADLPGGTLEAEVDGGQARLTARFEVAGGDVRLDAAGRFSGERPTFTARGRAQRLDLGRLAGLDTLRAGLNLAFEVEGEGLDPATMRLDGRLALGPSRYHEVVLDSAYTRFTLHEGLARVDTLVLQSNVGTLHGYGPVALFDTAGVHASDFVFAADLVAAYPLQPLVGVQRLLLGSGRLEGRLAGRPGTLRFDTRLTLSGFVYNDVRVAGLEARLLGEFDRNRRLARAELRSGIDFFSLPTLAVEQTRIQATYRPEALDFEVNTRLDRRRDGFIGGSIDLVPGQSRLTLDTLYFRFDRDRWRLQQPATLDYGEGRYRIRNLLLYAREAGDGDITQQIALDGEIDLNGTQSLILTIERFRLGAVADLLGYQGLGGRLDGWLVLEGTPADPVADGSLDFDLTLSGEAVGDMTATLHYEQLRLALEARLTDEHGSALTLGGSLPMDLRLAAGRTGETAADRRVDLTLVTDDFALNWLMPFMDRELVDVLEGRLTADVRVEGTFEEPVFAGTAFVRDGRLGLPLLGRPRSSLVYSGIALEAELQGNQILVHHVEAHSGGGTLIGHGTIDFSQLTLGAFDLSLSAENFLAIDSRAYRARAAADLVLQGTTRSPVLSGDVELVSADIFLTEEVTSEDFETVRLAEEDLQTLERRFGLRLTEADTTTFDFYEALTITNLRVRMERDTWLRSKKNPTMDVQFTGNLEVQKQPYGDPLVFGTIAVIPERSRIIQFGKRFDIQQGTLTFNGPATDPIMDIEAQYVVRARGSSANEVTITLSVEGRLDELDVTLGSDPQMEFADIVSYLAFGRPAGEALQLGRSGGGGSSLLDPAAGLALGQIAGLIENLAGTGLGLDVIEIEQNGLEGATLTAGKYVSPRLYVAISQPIAFRQSGTAFGEEVPTQVTLEYEVIDRLLIRLLRRGAVIRVNLKWEYAY
- a CDS encoding mechanosensitive ion channel family protein, encoding MSRLFPGLAVALLVLAACQRPEPAAPETRTDTTTVSPDTTRTARVDTATVAPADTLVTRLPGPISPETLDSLRREIEALRTLLADRERPARPDTTPRAATADTLSVGTRLRTTAEGLEYIGLRVTFALLVLVVTFFAIKGLVWLFDTLAERSATRRLLFKKLIPITRLLIWTLTLYYIIAVVFSISESQLFAASAAFGVAVGFAAQDVLKNIFGGLIIVLDQPFQVGDKISVGGTYGEVVSIGLRSTRIVTLDDNLVSVPNSQVVDGQVANANAGALDCQVVTHLYLPGWVDVKKAKEIAYRAAATSKYVYLDKPIVVIVRDEFKETFLTHLVVKAYVIDTRYESAFSSDVTEQAKTEFLRHGMLVPFYRPAPIGDGGPTGKASETP